The following proteins are co-located in the Syngnathus scovelli strain Florida chromosome 21, RoL_Ssco_1.2, whole genome shotgun sequence genome:
- the calcoco2 gene encoding calcium-binding and coiled-coil domain-containing protein 2 isoform X2 — MYNSTDAFSQVAFKDVPQSYPLATSINCCYTLAAHFQPSPRDWVGIFKVGWSTIKDYHTFMWVESCGDSNQEQSSTRHAYFKEYYLPKDELDFYQFCYVNSSGQVCGASTPFCFKSQHPNDEQSAANGSDNDLMVITTQEEVDQSDREIAALKDEANRIRQQNEELETALREERREAAILKDKYDELASELYLTKQQHDHLLSTWQEQQEEIQRLKVELQEQNLAECTESDHKGDDGGLLLQIELQLREAQAMIANKDVVIEEKNNLMAMMKRHNQELAQENQKLTDDMEELRKTLDDLQKPVTARSVQPEATEMCDISDDTPVVSIVDNDEQDQPTLMCRYCLESFPGSTRAEVEYHERNHQVCPFCTLICDNMEQNVFEDHVYSHEM; from the exons ATGTACAACTCCACTGACGCCTTCTCCCAGGTGGCGTTCAAGGACGTCCCGCAATCGTACCCACTTGCTACCTCAATTAATTGCTGCTACACACTCGCTGCACACTTCCAACCAAGTCCACGCGACTGGGTCGGCATCTTTAAG GTGGGATGGAGTACCATCAAGGACTATCACACTTTTATGTGGGTGGAGTCGTGCGGGGACTCGAACCAAGAACAATCATCTACAAGGCACGCATATTTCAAAG AATACTACCTGCCCAAGGATGAGTTGGACTTCTACCAGTTCTGCTACGTGAACAGCTCAGGACAAGTGTGTGGCGCCAGCACGCCCTTCTGCTTCAAATCGCAGCATCCCAACGACGAGCAAAGTGCAGCCAATGGCTCAGACAATGACCTGATGGTCATTACCACACAG GAAGAGGTGGATCAGAGCGATCGAGAAATTGCAGCGTTGAAGGATGAGGCGAATCGCATCCGACAGCAAAATGAAGAGTTGGAAACAGCTTTGCGGGAAGAGAGACGAGAAGCCGCCATCTTGAAG GACAAATACGATGAACTGGCATCAGAACTTTATTTGACGAAGCAGCAGCACGACCATCTTTTGAGTACTTGGCAGGAGCAACAAGAAGAAATCCAACGTTTAAAG GTGGAACTTCAGGAGCAGAACCTTGCTGAGTGCACAGAGTCTGATCACAAAGGTGACGACGGTGGACTGCTGCTACAAATTGAG CTGCAACTCCGAGAAGCTCAAGCGATGATTGCAAACAAGGACGTCGTGATCGAGGAGAAGAACAACTTGATGGCCATGATGAAACGCCACAACCAGGAGCTCGCTCAAGAGAACCAA AAGCTCACAGATGACATGGAGGAGCTGCGCAAGACTTTAGATGACCTTCAAAAACCGGTGACTGCACGCTCGGTGCAGCCAGAAGCaacggagatgtgtgacatttcAGATGACACACCTGTTG tgagcATTGTTGACAATGATGAGCAAGACCAG CCAACCCTGATGTGCCGTTACTGCCTGGAGAGCTTCCCAGGAAGTACGCGGGCGGAGGTGGAATATCACGAGCGGAATCACCAAGTGTGTCCTTTCTGCACGCTCATCTGCGACAACATGGAGCAGAATGTGTTTGAAGACCATGTCTACAGTCACGAGATGTGA
- the snf8 gene encoding vacuolar-sorting protein SNF8 isoform X1: MHRRGVGAGAIAKKKLAEAKYKERGTVLAEDQIVQMSKQLETFKSNLEEFASKHKQEIRKSSQFRVQFQEMCATIGVDPLASGKGFWSEMLGVGDFYYELGVQIIEVCLALKHRNGGLMTLDELHHRVLKSRGKYAQDVSQDDLIRAIKKLKVMGNGFGMIPVGGSYLVQSVPAELNMDHTVVLQLAEVSHTYPQNNKLKKCLFFKPIVTTLQKKGYVTVSEIKDGLKWENDRASHVLDHLLKEGLAWLDSQASGEPQYWLPALFSELTSRDVTPEEANQMSP; this comes from the exons atgcaccggAGAGGCGTCGGTGCGGGCGCCATCGCCAAAAAGAAGCTTGCAGAG GCCAAATACAAAGAGAGAGGAACTGTTCTTGCAGAGGATCAAATCGTTCAG ATGTCCAAGCAGCTCGAAACATTCAAGTCCAACCTGGAGGAGTTTGCCAGCAAGCACAAACAGGAAATCCGCAAAAGTTCCCAGTTCCGGGTCCAGTTTCAGGAGATGTGCGCCACTATTGGAGTTGACCCTCTTGCCT CTGGCAAAGGTTTCTGGTCAGAGATGCTCGGGGTGGGCGACTTCTACTATGAGCTTGGCGTGCAGATTATTGAGGTTTGCTTGGCCCTCAAGCACAGAAACGGAG GACTCATGACTTTGGATGAACTGCATCACAGGGTTCTTAAGAGTCGCGGTAAATACGCTCAGGATGTCAGCCA GGATGATTTGATTCGAGCAATCAAGAAACTCAAAGTCATGGGCAACGGTTTCGGGATGATTCCAGTGGGCGGCTCCTACTTGGTGCAGTCCGTTCCGGCGGAGCTCAACATGGACCACACGGTGGTCCTGCAACTGGCTGAAGTAAGCCACACGTACCCCcaaaacaataaattaaaaaaatgtctcttTTTCAAACCCATTGTCACTACTTTGCAGAAGAAGGGCTACGTGACGGTGAGTGAAATTAAGGACGGTCTCAAGTGGGAGAACGACCGAGCGAGTCACGTCCTG GACCACCTGCTGAAGGAGGGCTTGGCCTGGCTGGACTCTCAGGCATCGGGCGAGCCGCAGTACTGGCTGCCCGCCCTCTTCTCGGAGCTCACCTCCCGTGATGTCACGCCCGAGGAGGCCAATCAGATGAGCCCCTGA
- the chmp2a gene encoding charged multivesicular body protein 2a isoform X2, whose product MEFLFGKRKTPEEMLKQNQRALNRAMRELDRERSKLEQQEKKIIADIKKMAKQGQMDSVKIMAKDLVRTRRYVKKFIMMKANIQAVSLKIQTLKSNNSMTQAMKGVTKAMATMNRQLKLPQIQKIMMDFERQSEMMDMKEEMMSDAIDDVLGDEDDEDESDAIVSQVLDELGLNLNDELSNLPATGGSLSVAGGKKAEPQAALADADADLEARLNNLRKD is encoded by the exons ATGGAGTTCCTTTTCGGGAAGAGAAAAACTCCGGAGGAGATGCTGAAGCAGAACCAGAGGGCACTCAACCGGGCTATGAGGGAGCTAGACAGAGAGCGGTCAAAACTGGagcagcaggagaagaagatcATCGCTGACATAAAGAAAATGGCCAAACAAGGACAAATG GACTCCGTCAAGATCATGGCCAAAGATTTGGTCCGCACGAGACGCTACGTGAAGAAGTTCATCATGATGAAGGCCAACATTCAGGCCGTCAGTCTGAAGATTCAGACTCTCAAGTCCAACAACAGCATGACGCAAGCCATGAAGGGGGTCACCAAAGCCATGGCCACCATGAACAGACAG CTCAAACTGCCTCAGATCCAGAAGATCATGATGGACTTTGAACGTCAGAGTGAGATGATGGATATGAAAGAGGAGATGATGAGCGACGCCATCGACGACGTCCTGGGGGACGAAGACGATGAGGATGAGAG cgaTGCCATTGTGTCCCAAGTCCTGGATGAGCTGGGTCTTAATCTCAATGACGAACTCTCAA ATCTCCCAGCGACTGGCGGAAGCTTGTCGGTGGCCGGCGGGAAGAAAGCGGAGCCTCAAGCGGCCCTCGCCGACGCGGACGCTGACTTGGAGGCGCGGCTCAATAACCTCCGCAAAGACTGA
- the snf8 gene encoding vacuolar-sorting protein SNF8 isoform X2 has protein sequence MHRRGVGAGAIAKKKLAEAKYKERGTVLAEDQIVQMSKQLETFKSNLEEFASKHKQEIRKSSQFRVQFQEMCATIGVDPLASGKGFWSEMLGVGDFYYELGVQIIEVCLALKHRNGGLMTLDELHHRVLKSRGKYAQDVSQDDLIRAIKKLKVMGNGFGMIPVGGSYLVQSVPAELNMDHTVVLQLAEKKGYVTVSEIKDGLKWENDRASHVLDHLLKEGLAWLDSQASGEPQYWLPALFSELTSRDVTPEEANQMSP, from the exons atgcaccggAGAGGCGTCGGTGCGGGCGCCATCGCCAAAAAGAAGCTTGCAGAG GCCAAATACAAAGAGAGAGGAACTGTTCTTGCAGAGGATCAAATCGTTCAG ATGTCCAAGCAGCTCGAAACATTCAAGTCCAACCTGGAGGAGTTTGCCAGCAAGCACAAACAGGAAATCCGCAAAAGTTCCCAGTTCCGGGTCCAGTTTCAGGAGATGTGCGCCACTATTGGAGTTGACCCTCTTGCCT CTGGCAAAGGTTTCTGGTCAGAGATGCTCGGGGTGGGCGACTTCTACTATGAGCTTGGCGTGCAGATTATTGAGGTTTGCTTGGCCCTCAAGCACAGAAACGGAG GACTCATGACTTTGGATGAACTGCATCACAGGGTTCTTAAGAGTCGCGGTAAATACGCTCAGGATGTCAGCCA GGATGATTTGATTCGAGCAATCAAGAAACTCAAAGTCATGGGCAACGGTTTCGGGATGATTCCAGTGGGCGGCTCCTACTTGGTGCAGTCCGTTCCGGCGGAGCTCAACATGGACCACACGGTGGTCCTGCAACTGGCTGAA AAGAAGGGCTACGTGACGGTGAGTGAAATTAAGGACGGTCTCAAGTGGGAGAACGACCGAGCGAGTCACGTCCTG GACCACCTGCTGAAGGAGGGCTTGGCCTGGCTGGACTCTCAGGCATCGGGCGAGCCGCAGTACTGGCTGCCCGCCCTCTTCTCGGAGCTCACCTCCCGTGATGTCACGCCCGAGGAGGCCAATCAGATGAGCCCCTGA
- the chmp2a gene encoding charged multivesicular body protein 2a isoform X1: MADNSMVENSMEFLFGKRKTPEEMLKQNQRALNRAMRELDRERSKLEQQEKKIIADIKKMAKQGQMDSVKIMAKDLVRTRRYVKKFIMMKANIQAVSLKIQTLKSNNSMTQAMKGVTKAMATMNRQLKLPQIQKIMMDFERQSEMMDMKEEMMSDAIDDVLGDEDDEDESDAIVSQVLDELGLNLNDELSNLPATGGSLSVAGGKKAEPQAALADADADLEARLNNLRKD; this comes from the exons ATGGCTGATAACAGTATGGTCGAGAACTCG ATGGAGTTCCTTTTCGGGAAGAGAAAAACTCCGGAGGAGATGCTGAAGCAGAACCAGAGGGCACTCAACCGGGCTATGAGGGAGCTAGACAGAGAGCGGTCAAAACTGGagcagcaggagaagaagatcATCGCTGACATAAAGAAAATGGCCAAACAAGGACAAATG GACTCCGTCAAGATCATGGCCAAAGATTTGGTCCGCACGAGACGCTACGTGAAGAAGTTCATCATGATGAAGGCCAACATTCAGGCCGTCAGTCTGAAGATTCAGACTCTCAAGTCCAACAACAGCATGACGCAAGCCATGAAGGGGGTCACCAAAGCCATGGCCACCATGAACAGACAG CTCAAACTGCCTCAGATCCAGAAGATCATGATGGACTTTGAACGTCAGAGTGAGATGATGGATATGAAAGAGGAGATGATGAGCGACGCCATCGACGACGTCCTGGGGGACGAAGACGATGAGGATGAGAG cgaTGCCATTGTGTCCCAAGTCCTGGATGAGCTGGGTCTTAATCTCAATGACGAACTCTCAA ATCTCCCAGCGACTGGCGGAAGCTTGTCGGTGGCCGGCGGGAAGAAAGCGGAGCCTCAAGCGGCCCTCGCCGACGCGGACGCTGACTTGGAGGCGCGGCTCAATAACCTCCGCAAAGACTGA
- the mrm1 gene encoding rRNA methyltransferase 1, mitochondrial, with translation MGLFNNVSKHRLLFMRMWRFPKVVDYHKDNRVNNFKTPSKPKMSGGRLPNDKALPNKLNNQRRISSELQKLAVEDSSSQWEKTERLKPSMESSNQHEIVFGVAPCHLALTQTRRKALKLFVKDGEALHRSSLHKVYEEAHRRQVPIQRVSKKDLDRMVLGRVHQGVCLQATPLSYLTEDSAQSSKSTSLWLVLDGIQDPMNLGAILRSAYFLGVDRVASSIRNSCPLTPVVSKASAGIMEVMGVYGYKDLEDMVRVKAAQGWRVVGTVAADAPESGVAVMPCSDFRMTAPTLLLIGGEGDGLSRKLLALCQTLVTIPAGRQLLPGIESLNVSVATGILLHSLLASIRH, from the coding sequence ATGGGGTTATTCAATAATGTCTCTAAGCACAGGTTGCTATTTATGAGGATGTGGAGATTTCCCAAGGTTGTGGATTACCATAAGGACAACAGAGTGAACAATTTCAAGACGCCCAGCAAGCCTAAAATGTCAGGAGGAAGGCTTCCTAATGATAAAGCATTGCCAAATAAACTTAATAATCAAAGACGGATATCGTCAGAGCTTCAGAAGCTGGCTGTGGAGGACTCGTCGTCACAGTGGGAAAAGACTGAGAGACTCAAGCCATCTATGGAGTCTTCAAACCAGCATGAGATTGTCTTTGGAGTCGCTCCTTGTCACCTGGCTCTCACTCAGACTCGCCGGAAGGCCCTGAAGCTATTCGTGAAAGACGGGGAGGCCTTGCACAGGTCATCGCTCCACAAGGTTTACGAGGAGGCTCACCGGCGTCAAGTTCCGATCCAGCGGGTCAGTAAGAAAGACCTGGATAGAATGGTTTTGGGTCGGGTTCATCAAGGAGTTTGCCTGCAAGCTACTCCATTGAGCTACCTGACTGAAGACTCGGCCCAGAGTTCAAAGTCCACATCTCTCTGGCTAGTCCTGGACGGGATTCAAGACCCGATGAATCTTGGAGCTATCTTGCGTTCTGCGTATTTTCTTGGCGTGGACCGAGTGGCCAGCAGCATCCGCAACAGCTGCCCTTTGACCCCAGTGGTGAGCAAGGCCAGCGCCGGCATCATGGAAGTGATGGGCGTGTACGGGTACAAAGACCTGGAGGACATGGTCCGGGTCAAGGCGGCGCAAGGCTGGCGGGTAGTCGGTACCGTGGCGGCCGACGCGCCGGAATCCGGCGTTGCCGTCATGCCGTGTTCGGACTTCCGAATGACCGCGCCCACGCTGCTCCTGATTGGAGGGGAGGGTGATGGATTGTCCCGGAAGCTTTTGGCTTTGTGTCAGACGCTTGTGACCATTCCAGCTGGGAGACAGCTTCTACCTGGCATAGAGTCGCTCAATGTGTCTGTAGCCACTGGGATTCTACTGCACTCGCTGTTGGCCTCTATCAGGCACTGA
- the msl1b gene encoding male-specific lethal 1 homolog: MSMRASPGLQLGSKPNANAIGGTFSLLPVSFRRESRGSPSDAPGDFRWAEKIPGRSKRSEQTYMSGDVSEVVEADRATAAVGLLSPVGPMGGEGTPVKGKPLSVDNMENPQMTPNNNTPKDADGVVGAASIEVSSEGKWKNLRKSPANPHAQANCLRQILLLQLDLIEQQQQQLQSKDKEIDDLKADKETLLARIERMERRLQLTKKDPPRDKRLFQPLEPWTPDKEDMWDLEVEENPQPNPSALVPLSRGSKGQKRKSCFGDSKLQKSRGKSAKLSPHKPESQPASPSQRELRSRETPEKSAPTRPPCKEEATELSCQMDDLPFLSTTEMYLCCWNQPPVSPLRETSPKKEEEEEVANPPNTHSMINFPFPSSCRLSVPSWRENVIEALGEDLSVDAQEPLDDGVFLKRHAKLELDEKRRKRWDIQRIREQRMFQRLQQRMNRKKIIPETEPELSSFYPETEDVEAIMITPFLPVVAFGRPLPKLSQENFELPWLDERSRCRIEVPKKHTPHRTCRK; the protein is encoded by the exons ATGAGCATGAGAGCCTCCCCGGGTCTGCAACTGGGATCCAAGCCTAACGCTAACGCCATAGGCGGGACGTTCTCTTTGCTTCCCGTGAGCTTCAGGAGGGAGTCACGTGGCTCACCCTCGGATGCTCCAGGAGACTTCCGGTGGGCCGAAAAGATCCCGGGCAGGTCCAAGCGCTCGGAGCAGACTTACATGAGCGGTGACGTCTCGGAAGTCGTCGAAGCAGATCGGGCCACCGCTGCCGTGGGGCTTCTGTCCCCTGTCGGACCAATGGGGGGTGAGGGAACCCCGGTGAAAGGCAAACCCCTCTCCGTGGACAACATGGAAAATCCTCAGATGACGCCAAACAACAACACGCCCAAGGACGCTGACGGTGTCGTCGGCGCCGCATCCATCGAAGTGTCATCCGAGGGCAAGTGGAAGAACCTCCGGAAGAGCCCGGCGAACCCTCACGCGCAGGCCAACTGTTTGCGGCAGATTCTGCTGCTGCAACTGGACCTCAtcgaacagcagcagcaacagctgcaGTCGAAAGACAAGGAGATTGATGATCTCAAAGCAGACAAGGAGACG CTTTTGGCACGCATTGAACGCATGGAGCGTCGCCTGCAGCTCACTAAAAAGGATCCGCCACGCGACAAGCGCCTCTTCCAGCCGCTGGAGCCTTGGACCCCCGACAAGGAGGACATGTGGGACCTAGAAGTGGAGGAAAACCCGCAGCCCAATCCGTCTGCCTTAGTGCCCTTAAGTCGAGGCAGCAAAGGTCAAAAGAG AAAATCCTGCTTCGGTGACTCCAAACTCCAGAAATCTCGTGGCAAAAGCGCCAAGCTGAGTCCTCACAAGCCGGAGAGTCAACCAGCGTCTCCGTCTCAGCGAGAGCTTCGCAGCAGGGAGACGCCGGAGAAGAGCGCCCCCACCAGGCCGCCCTGCAAAGAGGAGGCGACGGAGCTGAGCTGCCAAATGGACGACCTTCCCTTCCTGTCCACTACAGAGATGTACCTGTGCTGCTGGAACCAACCGCCTGTATCGCCTCTACGTGAGACCTCTcccaagaaggaggaggaggaagaagtggCCA ATCCACCCAACACACACTCCATGATTAACTTCCCTTTCCCGTCTTCGTGCCGCCTCTCGGTTCCATCGTGGCGGGAAAATGTCATCGAGGCGTTGGGTGAGGATTTAAGCGTCGACGCGCAAGAG CCGCTGGATGACGGCGTGTTTCTCAAGCGCCATGCCAAGCTGGAACTGGACGAGAAAAGGAGGAAGAG GTGGGACATCCAGCGGATCCGAGAGCAGCGTATGTTTCAGCGCCTGCAGCAACGCATGAACAGGAAGAAGATCATACCGGAAACGGAGCCTGAGCTTTCGTCATTCTATCCGGAAACTGAAGACG TTGAAGCAATTATGATCACGCCCTTCTTGCCAGTGGTCGCATTTGGTCGGCCGTTGCCCAAACTCTCACAAGA GAATTTTGAGCTGCCTTGGCTGGACGAGCGCAGCCGGTGTCGCATCGAGGTGCCCAAGAAACACACGCCTCACCGGACCTGTCGCAAGTGA
- the calcoco2 gene encoding calcium-binding and coiled-coil domain-containing protein 2 isoform X1: MYNSTDAFSQVAFKDVPQSYPLATSINCCYTLAAHFQPSPRDWVGIFKVGWSTIKDYHTFMWVESCGDSNQEQSSTRHAYFKEYYLPKDELDFYQFCYVNSSGQVCGASTPFCFKSQHPNDEQSAANGSDNDLMVITTQEEVDQSDREIAALKDEANRIRQQNEELETALREERREAAILKDKYDELASELYLTKQQHDHLLSTWQEQQEEIQRLKEMLTHMNNQVELQEQNLAECTESDHKGDDGGLLLQIELQLREAQAMIANKDVVIEEKNNLMAMMKRHNQELAQENQKLTDDMEELRKTLDDLQKPVTARSVQPEATEMCDISDDTPVVSIVDNDEQDQPTLMCRYCLESFPGSTRAEVEYHERNHQVCPFCTLICDNMEQNVFEDHVYSHEM; encoded by the exons ATGTACAACTCCACTGACGCCTTCTCCCAGGTGGCGTTCAAGGACGTCCCGCAATCGTACCCACTTGCTACCTCAATTAATTGCTGCTACACACTCGCTGCACACTTCCAACCAAGTCCACGCGACTGGGTCGGCATCTTTAAG GTGGGATGGAGTACCATCAAGGACTATCACACTTTTATGTGGGTGGAGTCGTGCGGGGACTCGAACCAAGAACAATCATCTACAAGGCACGCATATTTCAAAG AATACTACCTGCCCAAGGATGAGTTGGACTTCTACCAGTTCTGCTACGTGAACAGCTCAGGACAAGTGTGTGGCGCCAGCACGCCCTTCTGCTTCAAATCGCAGCATCCCAACGACGAGCAAAGTGCAGCCAATGGCTCAGACAATGACCTGATGGTCATTACCACACAG GAAGAGGTGGATCAGAGCGATCGAGAAATTGCAGCGTTGAAGGATGAGGCGAATCGCATCCGACAGCAAAATGAAGAGTTGGAAACAGCTTTGCGGGAAGAGAGACGAGAAGCCGCCATCTTGAAG GACAAATACGATGAACTGGCATCAGAACTTTATTTGACGAAGCAGCAGCACGACCATCTTTTGAGTACTTGGCAGGAGCAACAAGAAGAAATCCAACGTTTAAAG GAGATGCTGACCCACATGAACAATCAGGTGGAACTTCAGGAGCAGAACCTTGCTGAGTGCACAGAGTCTGATCACAAAGGTGACGACGGTGGACTGCTGCTACAAATTGAG CTGCAACTCCGAGAAGCTCAAGCGATGATTGCAAACAAGGACGTCGTGATCGAGGAGAAGAACAACTTGATGGCCATGATGAAACGCCACAACCAGGAGCTCGCTCAAGAGAACCAA AAGCTCACAGATGACATGGAGGAGCTGCGCAAGACTTTAGATGACCTTCAAAAACCGGTGACTGCACGCTCGGTGCAGCCAGAAGCaacggagatgtgtgacatttcAGATGACACACCTGTTG tgagcATTGTTGACAATGATGAGCAAGACCAG CCAACCCTGATGTGCCGTTACTGCCTGGAGAGCTTCCCAGGAAGTACGCGGGCGGAGGTGGAATATCACGAGCGGAATCACCAAGTGTGTCCTTTCTGCACGCTCATCTGCGACAACATGGAGCAGAATGTGTTTGAAGACCATGTCTACAGTCACGAGATGTGA